Proteins encoded together in one Acipenser ruthenus chromosome 40, fAciRut3.2 maternal haplotype, whole genome shotgun sequence window:
- the LOC117968836 gene encoding apolipoprotein L3-like, producing MYQLPKTRANTWEYEPSFMTGELVEFEGSSTEQRMEEFVQLFKSKKPVIKRHLRELKEIADGLDEASMNAALAKTIGSFVGAAGGIMTLAGLFLDPESPAACSLQDIGEKGVTLGQFAKTATDITQAVSERTHNQRADEILGKLCVMTG from the exons ATGTACCAGCTGCCAAAAACAAGGGCAAACACCTGGGAGTATGAACCCTCTTTCATGACAGGAGAGCTGGTGGAGTTTGAGGGAAGCAG cacagagcagagaaTGGAGGAGTTTGTCCAGCTGTTCAAATCCAAGAAGCCGGTGATAAAGAGACACCTCCGAGAACTCAAAGAGATTGCGGATGGCTTGGATGAGGCCAGCATGAACGCAGCCCTTGCTAAGACTATCGGGAGCTTCGTAGGGGCGGCCGGGGGGATCATGACCCTAGCAGGGCTATTCCTGGACCCCGAGTCACCCGCAGCCTGCAGTTTGCAAGATATCGGAGAGAAAGGGGTCACCTTAGGACAGTTTGCCAAAACCGCCACTGATATAACCCAGGCCGTCAGTGAGAGAACACATAACCAAAGAGCAGATGAGATACTGGGGAAGCTCTGTGTGATGACAGGCTAG